In Deltaproteobacteria bacterium, the DNA window TATGTCATCGGTACCGGGAAGAGCCACTCCATCAGACAGTTCCTGGAAAAGGCCTTTACTTACGCAGGAATTGAACTGGTCTGGGAAGGCCGGGGCCGGGAAGAAAAGGGGCTGGTCAAAAGTTTTTCATCAACCTGGGAAGGCCTGCTCCATTGCGGTGAGGCGATAATCGAAATCGATCCCCGATACTTCAGGCCTACGGAGGTCGATTTCCTCCAGGCGGACATTACCAAGGCCCGGCAAAAGCTCCTTTGGGAACCCCGGACCACCTTTGATGAATTGATCAAGATCATGGTCGATTATGATATGAAGCTGGCAGGGCTTAAACCCATCGGCGAAGGGGAGAAGATTTCGAAATCAAGGAACTTCTCCTATACCAGCCATGATTTTTCCTTTTTTGAAAAGGTTCGGGAAGGATGTTAACAAGGAGATCAAAAAGTTGTTTCGCTTCCTTGAATTCAACGTGTTCATTTTCAGAGGAAACTTACCGCCCGCAATCCCTCGGGTCCCCTTGGATCTTTTCCAGGGCATGGGGAATGACCGGCAGGATTACGGGGAGCATCTCTTCGATAGCCTTAAGGCTGCCGGGAAGGTTGATAATCAGGGTCTGGCCTCTGATTCCGGCCTTGGCCCGGGAAAGTTGGGAATACGGGGTGTGCTTGAGACCTTCCTGGCGCATGGCCTCGGCTATGCCCGGGATTTCACGATGCAGGACCCGGCCGGTGGCCTCGGGGGTGATATCTCTCGGGCTCAATCCTGTGCCCCCGGTGGTCAAAATAAGGTCCAGTTTTTCCCGGTCGCACCAATCCACCAGGGTTTCGACAATCGAAGGGATTTCATCTGGGACCACGGCCGTGATCCGGACCTGATAACAATCGGCAGCCAGCAAGGTCTGGATCTTCGGTCCCCCCTCATCGGTGCGCAACCCCTGGGAGCCTTTGTCGCTGATGGTCAGGATGCCTGTTTGGATCAAGGGTTTGTTACTCGTTACTGGTTACTGGTTAAATGAAGAATCAAAATCTGGATTCCCGCCTGCGCGGGAATGAC includes these proteins:
- a CDS encoding MogA/MoaB family molybdenum cofactor biosynthesis protein; the encoded protein is MIQTGILTISDKGSQGLRTDEGGPKIQTLLAADCYQVRITAVVPDEIPSIVETLVDWCDREKLDLILTTGGTGLSPRDITPEATGRVLHREIPGIAEAMRQEGLKHTPYSQLSRAKAGIRGQTLIINLPGSLKAIEEMLPVILPVIPHALEKIQGDPRDCGR